A window of Thioalbus denitrificans genomic DNA:
GCAAAGGATAGGCCAGAAATGCCTGGAATTTATAAAAGACAGAATAAACAATTGGATGGGAAGTAATGCTGGAATCCATGCCAGGAAAAGGTGGCGGAATTCCGCCCAAACGGTCGTTTGCATGGGCGGGAATCCGCCTGTTGCGCCTGCCCCGGCTACTTGTAGTTGCGCCGGTCCAGGCCGTGCCTGCGCATCTTGTCGGTGAGGGTCTTGCGCGGAATTCCGAGGGCCTCCACCGTCTCCTTGATGCTGCCCTTGTGGGCGCGAAGCTCCTGTTCGATGAGGCTGCGTTCGAAGCAGTCGATGTGCTCCGGCAGCGTCATGCCCTCCAGGCTGAAGCCCTGGGTGACCCGGTCCAGGTCATAGCCCAGGGACTCCCCCAGCAGGACGTAGCGCTCGGCGGCATTGCGCAGCTCGCGAACGTTGCCGGGCCAGGCGTGGGAGAGCAGCGCCCGGATCTGCTCGCTGCTGAGCGGCGGCGCCTCGCGCTGGTAGCGCGAGGAGGCGACCAGGAGGAAGTGCTGGAACAGCAGGGGGATATCCTCGCGCCGTTCACGCAGCGGGGGGATATCGATGGTGACCACGTTGAGGCGGTAGTAGAGATCCTCGCGGAACTCCCCCCGGGCGCAGGCTTCCCTGAGATCCACCTTGGTCGCCGCCACCACCCGCAGGTCGAGGGGGATCAGCTCGTTGGAACCGAGGCGTTCCACCGCCCGCTCCTGGAGCACCCGCAGCAGCTTCACCTGGACCGCGAGGGGCATGCTCTCGATCTCGTCCAGGAACAGGGTGCCCCCGTTGGCGTGCTCGAACCTGCCGATGCGCCGGCCCTGGGCGCCGCTGAACGCGCCGGGCTCGTGGCCGAACAGCTCGCTCTCGATCAGGTTCTCCGGTACGGCCCCGCAGTTGACGGCCACGTAGTTGTGCCCCTGGCGGCGGCTGTGCTCGTGCAGGGAGCGGGCCACCAGCTCCTTGCCGGTGCCGGTCTCGCCGAGGATGAGCACGTCGGCCTGGGTGTCGGCCAGCCGGGCGATGAGGGCCCGCAGCCGCTGCATGGACGGCGTGTTGCCGATGATCCGCGGCCCCGGGGCGCTGTGGGCCTCCAGCTCGACCCGCAGGGTGCGATTCTCCAGGGTCAGGCCGCGCTTCTCCAGCGCCCGGCGGACCACCTCGATGAGGGTTTCCGCGGGGAACGGCTTTTCGATGAAGTCGTAGGCGCCATCGCGCATGGCGTTCACCGCCATGGAGATGTCGCCGTGTCCGGTCACCAGGATCACGGGCAGGTCCCGATCCACGGCCAGTGCCTGCTCCATGAAGGCGAGCCCGTCCATGCGCGGCATCTTGATGTCGCACACCACCACGCCGGGCCATTCACGACTGAGCAGGGGCAGCGCCGCGGCGGCGTTGTCGAAACTCTGCACCTCGAACCCGGCCAGCTCCAGGGTCTGCTGGCTCGCCATCCGGATGTGCCTTTCATCATCGATGAAGATGACCGGTCCTGTTACTCCCACCGTGGTCTCCTGTTCGCCGTTGTGTTTCTGTCCCGGGGGAAATCCGTCCATGGGGCTCAACCATGTGCCGATTCCCGGTCTGCGCTTTCCGCCCGGGGCAGCTCCAGGGTGAATTCCGCGCCGCCCCCGGCTGCCCGGCCGGCATGCAGGGCCCCGCCCATCTCCTCGGTGATGCGCTTGGAGATGGACAGGCCCAGACCGAGCCCGGTCTCCTTGGTGGTGAAGAAGGGGTCGAAGACCTGCGCCACCAGTTGCTCGGGGATGCCGGGGCCATGGTCACGGATGACCAGGTCGACGCGCCCGTCATGGGCCGCGGCGGCGATCTCCAGCCGCGGCTGTTCGCTCCCTTCCATGGCCTGCAGCGCATTGTTGATCAGGTTCACCAGCACCTGCTCGAGGCGCACGGCGTCACCCCGGACCAGCAGATCCCCCTCCGGCAGGCTGCACACGACCTCCGCGTTGAGGGCGCGGATCCGGCTGGTGAGGATTCCCAGCGCCGCTTCCACCGCGGCGGACACGGAGACCGGGACGCTGCGTCCCGAGGTCTTGCGGGCGAACACTTTCAGCTGGGCGCTGATCTGCGCCATCCGATCGGTGAGGGCGGCGATCTGCTCCAGGTTCCAGCGCGCGTCATCGGGACGCTGCTGGTCGAGCAGGGCGCGGGCATTGTCGGCGTAGGTGCGGATGGCGGCCAGGGGCTGGTTCAGCTCGTGGCTCACGCCGGTGGCCAGCTGGCCCAGCACGGCGAGTTTTGCCGCCTGTATCAGTTCGTTCTGGGTGCGGCGCAGGGCATCCTCGGTGCGGCGGTGCTCATCGATCTCCCGGGTCAGCCTGGCGTTGGTGCGGGAGAGATCGGCGGTGCGCTCCTGGACGCGGCTTTCGAGCATGTCATGGGCGCGGCGCAGTGCGTCCTCGGTGCGCTTCAGTTCGCTGATGTCGTGCACGGTGGCGATGAACTTGCGCTCCGCGCCGATGCGCATCTCCCGGACCGCCAGCTCGGTGGGGAAGCGGCTGTGGTCCTTGCGCAGTCCCGCGACCTCGACCGAGCCGGAGCCGCTGAGGGGGCTGCGATCGAGCTCGCACTGGAGTCCGGCCCGATCGTCGGGAGCGAGGAGACGGGTGATGTGTGCCCCCCTGATCTCTTCCGATCGATAGCCGAACAGCTGCTCCGCGGTCGGGTTGAAGGACTCGATGGTGCCGCGGCCGTCGGTGGTGATGAGGCCGGCGTGGGTGTTGTGGATGATGGTGCGGACCCGCAGTTCGTTCGCCTCCAGCACCTTCTTGGAGCGCAGTTCGTAGATGCTCCGTTCCCGCAGGCGCAACCGCCGCTGCACCAGGAACAGGGAGGTCAGGAGCAGCAGCGCGAAGAGGAAGGCGGCCGTCAGGACGGCGCGCAGCACCTGGGCATGCACCGGTTCCAGCCCGGTGAGTATATGGACGTTCCAGCCGGCGGAGGGCATCGGACGGACCAGCTCCAGGAATTCGCGGGCCTGCGGGCGCCGGGTGCCGTCTTCCCGCAGGCGCACCAGCCGGGCGGCGGGAGCGATTTCCCCGACCGCGGTGACGGGCAGCACCGGCAGCGGCAGGTCGCTGTAGCGCCGGTTGGCGCGGATGCGCCGCAGCTGGTCCGGCTCCAGGGGGTGCAGGGTGTTGAATTTCCAGTCCGGGCGGGAACTGCTGAAGATGACCCCGTCGGGGTCGGTGACCAGGAATTCGAACCGGTCGCCGCCCCAGCGCGACTCCAGGGCGCTGATATTCACCTTCACCACCACCACGCCGCGGATGGCACCCGCCGCGCGGACCGGATAGGCGAAGTAGTAGCCCCGCTTGTTGGAGGTCGTCCCGAGGGCGAAGAAACGTCCCAGGCCGCCGCGCATCGCCTCCTGGAAGTAGGGCCGGTAGCTGAAATTCTCGCCCACGAACGGCGTGCCGGAGTTCCAGTTGCTGGCTGCCAGCGTCAGGCCGGTCCTGTCCATCAGGTAGGTGTCCGATGCGCCGGTGATGCCGTTCAGGCGCTCCAGACGCCGGTTGACCGCGTCGACCCGGTCCGGTTCGCCGGGGTGGTTGAGCAGTTCCAGGAGATGGGGGTCGGTGGCCAGGAGCTCGGGCAGGATTTCGTACTTCTCCAGCTCGCGCTCCACATTGGCGATGTAGAGGTTGAGGTTCTGCCAGCCCTGGTCCATCAGTCCCTGCAGGCTGGCGCTGCGGGTCCACACCGCTGTCTGCCACAGGATCAGCGCGAACAGGCCGGCGAAGGTGGTGGCCAGCAGCGTGCGCCGGCGGCGTCGGGCGAGGTTGCGGAAGCGCGGACTTTCGGTCATCGCTCGGTCCAGGGGGGTGACGTATTCCCTATAATACCCCCGTACCGCCCCAAACCCTGACCCGAGACCGAGCGAGGCTGACGACAAAACCGATGAGCGAGGACAAGCGTGCGCGACTGCGCTGGCACTGCCGCCGCGGGATGCTGGAGCTGGATGTCATCCTGCAGCGTTTCGCCGATCAGGACCTGGACCGTCTCGACGGGGCGGCCCTGGCGGTGTTCGAGCGCCTGCTGGAGCAGTCCGATCCCGACCTGATGGACTGGCTCCTGAAAGGGGAGCCGGTACCCGACCCGGAGCTTGCCGGCCTTGTCGAGCGGATCCGAGCCCTGTCTGCGCATTGAGCCCCGGGCCACGGCGCCCGAGCGGCTGTACCACCTGCTCACCCATGGCCTGGCGCTGGGGGCGGTCATGCTCTCCGGCGCGCCCGCCTGGAGCCTGGTGCCGGTGGCGCCGGCGGTGGGCTGGAGCCTGCTCCGTGTCTGGCGGCGCCGGGTCGCGCGGCGGGGCAGGGCGGCTCTTGCCGCGGTGTCGGTGGATGCCGGGGGGCGCTGGTGGGTGGAGGACGGGACCGGACAGCGGCACGAGGTGGTGCCGACCGGCCCCGGGCTCACCGGCCGCTGGCTGGTCCATGCCCGGCTGCGCAGGCGGGACGGAGCACACTACACCCTGCTGGTGACGGCCGGCGGCGCCGAAGAGGAGATGCTCAGGCGCCTGCGGCGTCGGCTCGGCGCCGGAACGTCGGCTGCGGCGGCAGAAGAACCGTAGGGGACGGCGGCCGGGTGTCGTCGGGCCGGGGGTAGTCGAGGGTATAGTGCAGGCCGCGGCTCTCCTTGCGGGACATGGCCGAGCGGATGATGAGATCGGCCACCTCCACCAGGTTGCGCAGCTCCAGCAGGTCGTCAGTCACCCGGAAGTGGCTGTAGTACTCCCGGATCTCCCGGCGCAGCAGCTCGACGCGGCGCTTGGCCCGCTCCAGCCGCTTGTTGGTGCGCACGATGCCCACGTAGTCCCACATGAACCGCCGCAGCTCGTCCCAGTTGTGGGAGACCACCACCTCCTCGTCGGAGTCGGTGACCCGGCTCTCGTCCCAGGGCGGCAGCTGGGGCGGGAGCGGAACCTCCTCGAGCTGGGCGACGATGTCCTGGGCGGCGCTGTCGGCGAAGACCAGGCACTCCAGGAGCGAGTTGCTGGCCATGCGATTGGCCCCGTGCAGCCCGGTGTAGGCCACTTCCCCCACCGCGTAGAGTCCGGCCACATCGGTGCGTGCCTGCAGGTTGGTCATGATGCCGCCACAGGTGTAGTGGGCGGCCGGCACCACCGGAATGGGCTCGCGGGTCATGTCGTAGCCGAATTCCAGGCACTTCTCGTAGATGGTGGGAAAGTGGCCGCGGATGAAATCGGCCGGCTTGTGGCTGATGTCCAGCAGCACATGCTCCACCCCCAGGCGTTTCATCTCGTGGTCGATGGCACGGGCGACGATATCCCGGGGCGCCAGCTCGGCGCGGGGATCCAGTCCGGGCATGAAGCGGGTGCCGTCCGGGAGCAGCAGCCGTCCCCCCTCGCCACGGACCGCCTCGGTGATCAGGAACGACTTGGCATGGGGATGGTAGAGGCAGGTGGGGTGGAACTGGTTGAATTCCATGTTGGCGACCCGGCAGCCGGCCCGCCAGGCCATGGCGATGCCGTCCCCCGTGGAGACGTCCGGATTGCTGGTATAGAGGTAGACCTTGCTGGCGCCGCCGGTGGCCAGCACCGTGAACCGGGCCTGGAAGGTCTCGATGCGCTGGGTGCTGCGATCCAGGACATAGGCCCCGAGGCAGCGGCCGCCCGGCAGGCCGAGCTTGCCGGCGGTGATGAGATCCACCGCGATGTGGCTCTCGTGGAGGGTGATGTTGGGGCGTTCGCGCGCATCCGACGCGAGGGTGGTCTCGATGGCCCGCCCGGTGGCGTCCGCGGCATGGATGATGCGGCGGTGGCTGTGGCCGCCCTCGCGGGTCAGGTGGTAGCGCAGCACCCCGTCAGCGTCCCGCGCCTGGGTGAAGGGCACGTGCTCGTTGATGAGCCAGTCGATGCAGGCGGGGGCATGGTTGACGGTGAACTCCACGACCTTCGGCTCGCACAATCCCGCGCCGGCGACCAGGGTGTCCTCCACGTGGGACTGGAAGGAGTCCTTGCTGTCGAGCACCGCGGCGATGCCGCCCTGGGCATAGAGGGTGGAGCCCTCCTCGATTTCGGACTTGGACAGCACGGCGATGCGCGTGGTCTCGGGAAGGCGCAGGGCAACACTGAGCCCCGCGGCGCCACTGCCGATGATGAGAACATCGAAATCGTGCTGAACGGTCATCGCTCGCTGGTCATCCTGTCCTGGCGCGGTGGATCGAACCGAATCTCCCGCCGTGGGGCCCGGTCCGCTGCACCAGACGGGACCGGGCGGACGGGCGCAGCGCAACAGTGGTGGAGTGCGGAGAAACCGGCCACAATATACAGCCAATCAGGGGCAGGGGCCACGCCGAGTGCCGCACCCGTGATCCAGTGGAGCCCGTGACCCATGGCATGATGAGCGCAAGAATGCGGCTGTACCGCCTTTTTCGCCACGGTGCCGAACTCTGGTGCATGGATATTGTCTACCGTAACAGGCGCACGGATGCGCCCCGGATGTCAGGATCGAGTGGATGGGAGAACAGAGGACAGACCAGGAGCTTGTCGCACGGGTACAGAGAGGAGACAAGCGAGCCTTCGATGTCCTGGTCCTTAAGTACCAGCATCGGCTGGCAAAGCTCATCACACGTTATGTCCACGATCCCAGCGAGGTTCAGGATGTGACCCAGGAGGCCTTCCTCAAGGCTTACCGTGCGCTGCCCAAGTTCCGGGGCGAGAGCGCCTTCTACACGTGGATCTACCGTATCGCCATCAACACGGCCAAGAACTACGTGGTGTCACAGGCCCGCCGACCACCTGATACGGATATCGATGCCGAGGAAGCCGAGCAGTACGAGGGCGCCCCCGGCCTGAAGGAGAATGCATCCCCCGAGCGCATGCTGTTGCGGGACGAAATCCAGCAGACTGTCTTCGATGCCATCGAGCAGCTGCCCGAGGATCTGCGCACCGCCATCACGCTGCGGGAACTGGAAGGTCTCAGCTACGAGGAGATTGCCCAGACGATGGATTGTCCGGTCGGTACCGTCAGGTCGCGGATTTTCCGCGCCCGCGAGGCGATCGACCGCAAGCTCAGACCCCTGCTGGATTGATGGACACGGCAGACAAACAACAAGTTGGGTGGACAAGCACATGACCGAACAGAAGCATGAGCAGCTGTCTGCGCTGGTGGACGGCGAACTGGGGGCCGATGAGACCCGGGTACTGCTCAACGAGCTGGAGTCGGACCCGGAGACCCGGGGTTGCTGGGAACGTTATCACCTGATCGGCGAAGCGTTGCGAGGCGCTCTGCCGGAGCGGATGGACCCGGGCCTTGCCGCCCGGGTGGCCGCCGCGCTGGAGGACGAACCCGCCATCCTGGCGCCGGCCAACCTGCGCCTGCACCGGCTGAGCCCCTATCTCAAGCAGGCGGCCGGCATGGCCATCGCCGCCGGTGTGGCGGTGGCGGCGGTGCTGGTGGTGCCGGTGCTGGTGCGCGAGGAGCCGGCCGTTGCTCCCCCGCAACAGGTGGCCTCCTCCCAGATGGCGGGCCCGGCCGGGATCATGCGTACCGAGCTGAGCCCGGCGGAGCGCTCCCGCACCCTGGTGGACGAACGGCTGCAGGATTACCTGGTCAACCACTATGAGCACTCCGCCATAACGCGCGTACAGGGAGTCCTGCCCTACGTGCGTATCGTCGGAAGCAGCGACCAGCGTTGATGTTCCGAACCGGTTCGAGCCTGGGAAGGATTCTCCTGGCAGCCCTGCTGGCGGCCTGTGCCCAGGCGGTGGCCGCCGATTCGGATCCCGGACCGCAGTCGATCATAGCGCACATGGCCGAGGCCACGCGCACCCTCAACTATGAAGGCACCTTCGTCTACAGCCACGAAAACCGGTTGGAAACGGTCCGGGTGATACACGCTTTCCAGTCCGGACGGGTACGTGAACGGCTCATTCATCTCAACGGCACACCCCGGGAGGTGCTGCGGGACGAGAGCGGGGTTACCTGCATCTATCCCGATGCCCGATCGGTGGTGGTGGAGCGGAATCCGCCCGGAGAGATCCTGCAGCCGGCCCAGGACATGGACGTGGAGCGCCTGGCCCGGCACTACCGGCTCAGCCTGGGCGCCAGGGCCCGGATCGCCGGCCGTGACGCGCAGGAGGTCGCCATCGACCCCCGGGATGGATATCGCTACGGCTACCGCCTCTGGGTCGACCGCGACAGCGGACTTCTCCTGCGATCCGACCTCGTTGACCGGGGGGGCGAACTGCTCGAACAGATACTCTTCGTCACCCTGGAGGTGCGCGACGAGATTCCCGACTCGGCGCTCGAACCGACCATCGGCGTCAAGGGCTGGTCCTGGTTCGACGAGTCCGGCCGGAGCTCCCCGGAGCAAGGGCTGGATGAGGGCTGGTCGGCCCACTGGCTGCCGCCGGGATTCGAACCCACCACCCGCAGTGTTCGGCGTCTGCAGCGTGTCCCCGGGCCGGTACGCTATCTCGGCTTCAGCGATGGACTGGCGTCCGTGTCGGTCTACATCCAGGAGCAGAGCATGGTGACGGAAGGCGGCGGCAGCGTCGCCAGCCTGGGTGCCGCCCACGCCTTCTCGGTCGCGGTGGAAGGCCACCAGGTGACCGTCGTGGGCGAGGTTCCGGCGGAGACGGTGGAGCGGGTTGCCAACTCGGTACGCCGGACCGCCACGGAGAGCCGGGATGATTGAAGAAGCGGGCCGCGTCGTGGCGGTGGAAGGCGCATTCGCCTGGGTAGAGACCCGGCGCAGGACTGCCTG
This region includes:
- a CDS encoding sigma-E factor negative regulatory protein → MTEQKHEQLSALVDGELGADETRVLLNELESDPETRGCWERYHLIGEALRGALPERMDPGLAARVAAALEDEPAILAPANLRLHRLSPYLKQAAGMAIAAGVAVAAVLVVPVLVREEPAVAPPQQVASSQMAGPAGIMRTELSPAERSRTLVDERLQDYLVNHYEHSAITRVQGVLPYVRIVGSSDQR
- the nadB gene encoding L-aspartate oxidase, which produces MTVQHDFDVLIIGSGAAGLSVALRLPETTRIAVLSKSEIEEGSTLYAQGGIAAVLDSKDSFQSHVEDTLVAGAGLCEPKVVEFTVNHAPACIDWLINEHVPFTQARDADGVLRYHLTREGGHSHRRIIHAADATGRAIETTLASDARERPNITLHESHIAVDLITAGKLGLPGGRCLGAYVLDRSTQRIETFQARFTVLATGGASKVYLYTSNPDVSTGDGIAMAWRAGCRVANMEFNQFHPTCLYHPHAKSFLITEAVRGEGGRLLLPDGTRFMPGLDPRAELAPRDIVARAIDHEMKRLGVEHVLLDISHKPADFIRGHFPTIYEKCLEFGYDMTREPIPVVPAAHYTCGGIMTNLQARTDVAGLYAVGEVAYTGLHGANRMASNSLLECLVFADSAAQDIVAQLEEVPLPPQLPPWDESRVTDSDEEVVVSHNWDELRRFMWDYVGIVRTNKRLERAKRRVELLRREIREYYSHFRVTDDLLELRNLVEVADLIIRSAMSRKESRGLHYTLDYPRPDDTRPPSPTVLLPPQPTFRRRADAAGA
- a CDS encoding MucB/RseB C-terminal domain-containing protein, with the protein product MFRTGSSLGRILLAALLAACAQAVAADSDPGPQSIIAHMAEATRTLNYEGTFVYSHENRLETVRVIHAFQSGRVRERLIHLNGTPREVLRDESGVTCIYPDARSVVVERNPPGEILQPAQDMDVERLARHYRLSLGARARIAGRDAQEVAIDPRDGYRYGYRLWVDRDSGLLLRSDLVDRGGELLEQILFVTLEVRDEIPDSALEPTIGVKGWSWFDESGRSSPEQGLDEGWSAHWLPPGFEPTTRSVRRLQRVPGPVRYLGFSDGLASVSVYIQEQSMVTEGGGSVASLGAAHAFSVAVEGHQVTVVGEVPAETVERVANSVRRTATESRDD
- a CDS encoding sigma-54-dependent transcriptional regulator — translated: MDGFPPGQKHNGEQETTVGVTGPVIFIDDERHIRMASQQTLELAGFEVQSFDNAAAALPLLSREWPGVVVCDIKMPRMDGLAFMEQALAVDRDLPVILVTGHGDISMAVNAMRDGAYDFIEKPFPAETLIEVVRRALEKRGLTLENRTLRVELEAHSAPGPRIIGNTPSMQRLRALIARLADTQADVLILGETGTGKELVARSLHEHSRRQGHNYVAVNCGAVPENLIESELFGHEPGAFSGAQGRRIGRFEHANGGTLFLDEIESMPLAVQVKLLRVLQERAVERLGSNELIPLDLRVVAATKVDLREACARGEFREDLYYRLNVVTIDIPPLRERREDIPLLFQHFLLVASSRYQREAPPLSSEQIRALLSHAWPGNVRELRNAAERYVLLGESLGYDLDRVTQGFSLEGMTLPEHIDCFERSLIEQELRAHKGSIKETVEALGIPRKTLTDKMRRHGLDRRNYK
- a CDS encoding succinate dehydrogenase assembly factor 2 is translated as MSEDKRARLRWHCRRGMLELDVILQRFADQDLDRLDGAALAVFERLLEQSDPDLMDWLLKGEPVPDPELAGLVERIRALSAH
- a CDS encoding ATP-binding protein; its protein translation is MTESPRFRNLARRRRRTLLATTFAGLFALILWQTAVWTRSASLQGLMDQGWQNLNLYIANVERELEKYEILPELLATDPHLLELLNHPGEPDRVDAVNRRLERLNGITGASDTYLMDRTGLTLAASNWNSGTPFVGENFSYRPYFQEAMRGGLGRFFALGTTSNKRGYYFAYPVRAAGAIRGVVVVKVNISALESRWGGDRFEFLVTDPDGVIFSSSRPDWKFNTLHPLEPDQLRRIRANRRYSDLPLPVLPVTAVGEIAPAARLVRLREDGTRRPQAREFLELVRPMPSAGWNVHILTGLEPVHAQVLRAVLTAAFLFALLLLTSLFLVQRRLRLRERSIYELRSKKVLEANELRVRTIIHNTHAGLITTDGRGTIESFNPTAEQLFGYRSEEIRGAHITRLLAPDDRAGLQCELDRSPLSGSGSVEVAGLRKDHSRFPTELAVREMRIGAERKFIATVHDISELKRTEDALRRAHDMLESRVQERTADLSRTNARLTREIDEHRRTEDALRRTQNELIQAAKLAVLGQLATGVSHELNQPLAAIRTYADNARALLDQQRPDDARWNLEQIAALTDRMAQISAQLKVFARKTSGRSVPVSVSAAVEAALGILTSRIRALNAEVVCSLPEGDLLVRGDAVRLEQVLVNLINNALQAMEGSEQPRLEIAAAAHDGRVDLVIRDHGPGIPEQLVAQVFDPFFTTKETGLGLGLSISKRITEEMGGALHAGRAAGGGAEFTLELPRAESADRESAHG
- the rpoE gene encoding RNA polymerase sigma factor RpoE, with product MGEQRTDQELVARVQRGDKRAFDVLVLKYQHRLAKLITRYVHDPSEVQDVTQEAFLKAYRALPKFRGESAFYTWIYRIAINTAKNYVVSQARRPPDTDIDAEEAEQYEGAPGLKENASPERMLLRDEIQQTVFDAIEQLPEDLRTAITLRELEGLSYEEIAQTMDCPVGTVRSRIFRAREAIDRKLRPLLD